Below is a genomic region from Gemmatimonadota bacterium.
TGCGTAGTAACCAGCTCAGCCCAGGGGGCCAGAGCCTCTTCCCGGCGGCCGCCTTCGTAGAGGACCCGGCCCCGGTGCCAGAGTGCATCGTCCGCATACTCATGGCGCGGGAACTCTTCATGGAACTGCGCGAACCGCTGTGCGGCATTCGTCCAGCGTGCATGGTCGCGAGCCTCGCGGGCCGCTTCCCAGGCGGCCGTCGCGCGGATCTCGACCGGTCCGCTTCCGGAGGCCACGCGATCGTACTCCCGAAGCGCTTCGTCGATTCGACCCAGTCGCCACAAGCACCGGGCTTGCTCTACCGCGGCTTGCGCTCTGTCGTCCGCCAACGCCCCGGGCGGGAGGTGCTTCAGTTCTCTTCGAGCGGCGGTATAGCGTTTGCGGGCCGCGAGAGACTGCCCGACCAGCAATCGCGCGCGGCCTTCCACTACGGCATCCGGATTGCGGCGAAGCTCCCGAAGAGCACGGCGAGCCTGCCGCTCGGCATCGGCCGGGGTCTTTGCTCGCAGCGCGGATTCGGCCAGGAGAACGCGATCCGCAGCCGACAGTTCTTCCAGGCGGGGCAGCCGGTGAATGGCCGCCAACACGGCCTCGTGTTCCCCTACTCGACTGTCGATCAGGGCTCGAAGAGCGCGGGCTTCCCGTGCGCGATCGCCCATCGCGCGGTGACAGTCCGACTCCAGCTCCAGAAGACGCGATCTACCGATGACCGATCGTCGAGGAATCCGCTCCAATGCGTCCAGAGCTTCCGCGGGTCGATCCCTGTGCGCGGCGATGGTCGCCACCTTCCACCAGCATTCCGCCTTGAGGTTCCCATTGCGCGCCGACTGTGCAGCGCGCCGGTAGTGCGACGAGGCATCGTGCAGCCGACCGTCGTTCTCCGCACACAATCCGGCACGGTAAGATGCGTAGTCGGACAGAAGAGGTTCCCGGGAGGCGGAAAGGGCGTGACCCTCTTCCGCCGCGTCCCAGTCCCGGACGCGCTCCCAGAGCATTCCACGCGTGAAGAGTGCGCCTTCGGGGAGTGCTGTGGCCCCTCCCCATCCCTCCAGCCACTCCAAGGCCTCCGTGGCGCCCCCCCGGCAGAGCAGGATTTCCAGGAAGCGCCCCCGAGCCCACGCTTCGGTGGGCCCTGACTGCCGGAGCAGTGCCTCCGCTTCGGTCGCCAGTCCGAACGCAAGAAGCCGCTCGATCCTCTCGGGAGTGACGGGATCCGGTTCGGCAGGCATCGCGGCGTGCGCATCCCCACCCCCCGCAGGAAGCAGAACCAGCCACGCAAGAAGGCAGGCTTTCATAAGGAGAGGATCGGCGCGGGAGGCGATCCGCTTCAGCAGTATGAGTGGACTACTCGGAAAAGAGCCGGGTGGCCTCACTCCCACTCGATCGTCCCGGGAGGCTTGGAAGTGATGTCATAAGTCACACGATTCACACCGGGAACCTCGTTGATGATCCGCCGAGAACACTCTGCAAGGAAGTCATGCGGGAGTCTCGCCCAGTCTGCGGTCATGCCGTCAACTGATGTGACCGCACGCAGTGCGATCACCTCTTCGTAGGTGCGCGCATCTCCCATGACTCCCACGCTTCTCACCGGGAGGATGACCGCAAAAGACTGCCAAGTCTCGTCGTGCAATCCGGACTCCCGCAGGAGCGTTCGAAAGATATCGTCCGCACCGCGGAGGATCGTGAGGCGATCCGCCGTGATGGCACCGAGCGTGCGGACGGCCAGCCCCGGCCCGGGGAATGGCTGTCGCTGGACCAGACTCCGCGGAAGGCCGAGTTCCTGACCCAGAAGGCGTACTTCATCCTTGAAGAGTTCGCGCAACGGCTCCAGAAGATCCAGGTCCATGTTCTCGGGAAGGCCCCCGACATTGTGGTGGGTCTTGATGCGCGCGGCCGTCTCCGACCCCGCGGACTCGATCACATCCGGATAGAGTGTACCCTGAACGAGAAGCGAGACATCCCCGATGGAACGCGCCTCCTTCTCGAATACACGGATGAAGGTCTCGCCGATGATGCGGCGTTTCCGCTCGGGATCGGTCACTCCGTCCAGCGCGTCGAGGAAGACCGAAGCGGCATCGACCCTCTGGATGACCACCCCGGCCGCCTCCTCCAGCACATCGAGCACGCCGTGAACCTCTTTCAGATTCCGATGGAGACCGTGATCGACGAACACGGGATGGAGTCGGCTTCCCACGGCTTTCGCGACAAGAGCGGTCGCGACGGAACTGTCCACTCCCCCACTGACCGCACAAAGGACAGAGCGGTCGCCCACCGTCTCCTCGATCTGGCGAATGGACTCCTCGGCGAAGAATCCCATCTTCCAGTCTCTGGAGCAGTCGCAGACATCATCCAGGAAGCTGTCAAGAATGCGCGGACCCTGCGGTGTATGAGAGACCTCGGGGTGAAACTGGAGCGCGTAAATGCGGCGTTCGGGATGATGAAAGGCGGCGCAGGGAGTGCCCGCACTGCGTCCGGTGACGGTGGCTCCCGGTGGCGGCACTTCCACCAGGTCTCCGTGACTCATCCACACATCGATCTCGCCAGCCAGTTCATCAAACAACCCGCCGGCCTCCACCTTCAGCCGTGCCAGACCATACTCGCGCTGCCCGCGATGGCGCGTCACGGTACCACCCAACTCCCGCGCCAGAAGCTGCATCCCGTAGCAAATCCCCAGCACAGGCACGCCGCAGTTCAGCACTTCGGGAGGCAGCCCGGGCGCACCCTCGTCATCGATGGACCGTGGCCCTCCGGAAAGCACGACACCCCGAAGTCCGGGATCTCCCAGCCTGGTTGCTGCAGAGCGGGGAGACAGTACCTCGCAGAATACCGAGGCCTCGCGAATCCTGCGGGCGATGAGACGCGTGTACTGAGAACCGAAGTCAAGAATGGCGATCCACTCGCGAAGTACGGCCTTCTCCGTCGTGCTGGTCAATGCAACCTCCGTCTAGTGTCGAAAAACCCGGCGTCCGGTGAAGAGCATGGCGGCCCCGGCGTCATCCACCACAGCCACGGTATCTCCGTCGCGGCGGGATCCTCCCGGCTGAACCAGCGCGGCCACCCCGGCCTCCAGGGCCAGCGTGGGACCATCGGCAAAAGGAAAGAACGCATCCGAAGCCAGCACCGCGCCATGCGGTTCGTGTCCATGTGAGCGGGCCTTCTCGATGGCCAGGCGGACGGAGTCCACTCGGCTCATCTGCCCGGCTCCCGCCCCGAGAAGCTGGCCGCCGCGAACGAGCACGATGGCGTTGGACTTCACCGCGCTGACCAGGCGCCAGGCGATGTCCAGATCCGCCAGTTCCTCCGCGGTGGGCTTTCGCACAGAAGCGGGCTCCCACGAGGCTGGCCCCGGGTCTTCGCCACCGGCGTCCTGCGCCACGCACACGCCGCCTGGCAGCGTGCGAAAGTCCCGGCGGTCGCGCAGAAGATCGGCTCGGTCGTACTCCACCAGGCGAAGTCGCTTCTTTCGGGAAAGTTCGGCGACCGCCTCCTCGGAGAAACCGGGAGCCGTGACGACCTCCAGGAAGAGCTCGGTGAGTTTCGCGGCGGCCTTGCCGGTTACGGGCTGGTTGAATGCGGCGATCCCCCCAAATGCCGAAACCGGGTCGCCCGCAAGTGCGCGTTCCCAGGCTTCCGTCTGGGAGTCAGCCACAGCCGCGCCGCAGGGATTCGTATGCTTCACGACGACGGCGGCATTGCCGGGAAGCGAGGCCGCGACCTCGGCTGCGGCGGTCAGATCCACCCAGTTGTTGTAGGAGAGAGACTTCCCGGCGAGCTTTCGCCAGCCACCCGGGAGGTCTTCGCCCGAGACCGGATCGGCCGTCGAATAGAGCGCGGCGGACTGGTGCGGGTTCTCACCATACCGAAGGTCCCCGGCTGCGTGCAGGTGCTGCTCCATCCCGTCCGGGCGGCAGCACTCCGGTGGCGAGTCCGTGTCGAGAAAGTCGTCTCGAATGGCCGTCTCGTACCGGGCTGTCGTCTCAAACACGCGCGCCGCCAGCTGTCTTCGCGTCCGCGCTGACAACCCTCCACCGGACTCTTCCAGTTCTGTGATCAATGAAGGAATGTCCGCCGGGTCGGAGACCGCAGCCACGGAGCGCCAGTTCTTTGCGGCCGCGCGGAGAAGCGTGGGCCCGCCGATGTCGATCATCTCCGTGCGCTCTTCGGGAGACCGCCCCTCTCGGACCGCCTGCTCGAACGGATACAGGTTCACACATACCAGGTCGATGGGCTGCCCGCCGGACTTGTGAAGGTCCGCCATATCCTCGGGCACATCCCTCCGCGCGAGGATGCCCGCATGGACGCGAGGATGGAGCGTCTTGACACGCCCGCCGAAAGCCGGAGCCATGCCCGTGTACTGTTCGATTGAAGTGACGGGAAGACCGGCCTCCCGGAGCGCGTCCGCCGTGCCCCCCGATGCCAGGAGAAGGGTTCCGCCCTTCGCAAGAACCCGGGCCAGTTCCACGACTCCCGTCTTGTCCCAGGCGGAGAGGAGGGCGGCGCAGACCTTCGTGTCTGCAGAACCCGGGTCAGCGCTCGAGATCGCGGCCGATGAGTGCGCGGTAGACATCCATGTACCTTTCCCGGGCGCGGTGAATCACAGCGGACGGAAGCGCCGGCGCCGGCGGCATCTTGTCCCAGTCCAGCTCTTCCAGATGATCCCGAATAATCTGCTTGTCCCAGCTCTCGGGCGGCTGCCCCGGCGTGTAGTCATCCTTGCGCCAGTAACGCGAAGAATCCGGGGTGAGCACTTCGTCGATCAAGATGAGCTGGTCATCCACAAGCCCAAACTCGAACTTCGTGTCGGCCAGAAGGAAACCACGCTCCTCGGCCATGACGCATCCCGCGCCATACACCAGAAGTGAGAGCTCCCGCAGGCGTTCCGCGAGATCTCCGCCGACCATGTTGACCATTTCATCGAACGGGATCGGGCGGTCGTGCCCCTCATCCGCTTTCGTGGACGGCGTGAAAAGCGGCTCTTCCAGGCGCGATCCCCGGGACAGGTTCGCGGGAAGGACATGCTCCTGAATGCGCCCCGTGCGCTCATACTCCGCCCATCCTCCTCCGGCGACGAATCCGCGCACAATGCACTCCACATCGATTCTCTTCGCGCGGCGCACGAGCATGGAGCGCCCCCGCAGCCAGGGTTCCGACCGGAAGGGTTCCGGGAGGTCCTCCAGATTGGTCGACACGAGATGATTGGGAAGAAGGGACTCCGTCCGGCGGAACCAGAAGTCCGAGATCCCGGTGAGAATGCGGCCCTTGTCGGGGATCTCGTCCGGAAGGATGCAGTCAAAGGCGGACACGCGGTCTGTCGCGACAAGAAGCAGGCGGTCGTCGAGATCGTAGACATCCCGTACCTTGCCCTGATGCAGCGGCGTCGGAAGGTCCACGGTGGGGGTATAAGCTTCGGTCATCTCTCTCTTCCGGATGGTGTGGGGTCCAGCCATCGGACCCGTCCGTGTTCCACTTCCACGCGACCGGATGCAAGGAGTGCCAGCGCGTGCGGGTATATCCGATGTTCCTCCCGGAGGATTCTCGCGGAGAGTGTCTCCTCCGTATCATCCGTCTCCACGGGAACCGCCCTCTGCAGAAGGATCGGTCCGGTGTCCAGTCCGTCATCCACGAAATGCACGGTACAGCCCGTCACGCGAGCGCCGGCACGCAGCGCCTGTCGCTGCGCACGCAGTCCCGGAAATGAGGGGAGCAGCGACGGGTGGATGTTCAGCATCCTCCCCGGGTATTGACGAACGATCTCTGGCGGCACCAGGCGCATGAAACCCGCCAGACAGACGGCTTCAATCTCGTGTTCCAGAAGAACCTCCCGGAATCTCCGCACTACTTCCGGATCCCAGGCACCGCGCCGCGTGCCGGGGAGGACTTCCTCCACTGCAATCCCGGCCTCGGCGGCAAGGTGCGTGGCTTCCGCTCCCGGGCGATCCGTCACGCACAGCACTACCCTCGCCGGATGCTCGGGGGCCTGTGCGGCGTGGAGAATCGCTCGAAAGTTGCTGCCCCGCCCGGATGCGAATACGGCGACGCGCACGGTGTTCACTCCTGTGTCCGATGGTGCGGAAGTGTAGTCTCTTCGCTTCGGATCACGCCAGCGGTATTGTGCGTGCGGAGCCGCGCATTGCG
It encodes:
- a CDS encoding transglycosylase SLT domain-containing protein, with product MKACLLAWLVLLPAGGGDAHAAMPAEPDPVTPERIERLLAFGLATEAEALLRQSGPTEAWARGRFLEILLCRGGATEALEWLEGWGGATALPEGALFTRGMLWERVRDWDAAEEGHALSASREPLLSDYASYRAGLCAENDGRLHDASSHYRRAAQSARNGNLKAECWWKVATIAAHRDRPAEALDALERIPRRSVIGRSRLLELESDCHRAMGDRAREARALRALIDSRVGEHEAVLAAIHRLPRLEELSAADRVLLAESALRAKTPADAERQARRALRELRRNPDAVVEGRARLLVGQSLAARKRYTAARRELKHLPPGALADDRAQAAVEQARCLWRLGRIDEALREYDRVASGSGPVEIRATAAWEAAREARDHARWTNAAQRFAQFHEEFPRHEYADDALWHRGRVLYEGGRREEALAPWAELVTTHAGSPYLEEAIYWQARIHREAGRDSTACETLRGLVSRSPDSYWSLRTRESGPGEECGPLIASHSPRSPREWVRIRLGEDSPESWDRAAEAVRKSESFRRARALAARGLPGEAEQELEQIRATYSRSPEGLLAFAEAAQSIGVSRPAIRAAADLKALVGTSLFEGDFPTGLLRLLYPIDHLDSVLRWAHEYDLDPLFLYAVMREESRFDSDAVSWAGARGLLQIMPSTGRDLARRVGVRNFDRTDLFRPDLNIRLGAFYLRSLLDQLDQESALALSAYNAGKRNAVRWRDRVAGEFDVDRYVVAITYRETFRYVQKVARSWEVYRAAYGPQGSSLDAISDGR
- the guaA gene encoding glutamine-hydrolyzing GMP synthase; this translates as MTSTTEKAVLREWIAILDFGSQYTRLIARRIREASVFCEVLSPRSAATRLGDPGLRGVVLSGGPRSIDDEGAPGLPPEVLNCGVPVLGICYGMQLLARELGGTVTRHRGQREYGLARLKVEAGGLFDELAGEIDVWMSHGDLVEVPPPGATVTGRSAGTPCAAFHHPERRIYALQFHPEVSHTPQGPRILDSFLDDVCDCSRDWKMGFFAEESIRQIEETVGDRSVLCAVSGGVDSSVATALVAKAVGSRLHPVFVDHGLHRNLKEVHGVLDVLEEAAGVVIQRVDAASVFLDALDGVTDPERKRRIIGETFIRVFEKEARSIGDVSLLVQGTLYPDVIESAGSETAARIKTHHNVGGLPENMDLDLLEPLRELFKDEVRLLGQELGLPRSLVQRQPFPGPGLAVRTLGAITADRLTILRGADDIFRTLLRESGLHDETWQSFAVILPVRSVGVMGDARTYEEVIALRAVTSVDGMTADWARLPHDFLAECSRRIINEVPGVNRVTYDITSKPPGTIEWE
- the purH gene encoding bifunctional phosphoribosylaminoimidazolecarboxamide formyltransferase/IMP cyclohydrolase; protein product: MSTAHSSAAISSADPGSADTKVCAALLSAWDKTGVVELARVLAKGGTLLLASGGTADALREAGLPVTSIEQYTGMAPAFGGRVKTLHPRVHAGILARRDVPEDMADLHKSGGQPIDLVCVNLYPFEQAVREGRSPEERTEMIDIGGPTLLRAAAKNWRSVAAVSDPADIPSLITELEESGGGLSARTRRQLAARVFETTARYETAIRDDFLDTDSPPECCRPDGMEQHLHAAGDLRYGENPHQSAALYSTADPVSGEDLPGGWRKLAGKSLSYNNWVDLTAAAEVAASLPGNAAVVVKHTNPCGAAVADSQTEAWERALAGDPVSAFGGIAAFNQPVTGKAAAKLTELFLEVVTAPGFSEEAVAELSRKKRLRLVEYDRADLLRDRRDFRTLPGGVCVAQDAGGEDPGPASWEPASVRKPTAEELADLDIAWRLVSAVKSNAIVLVRGGQLLGAGAGQMSRVDSVRLAIEKARSHGHEPHGAVLASDAFFPFADGPTLALEAGVAALVQPGGSRRDGDTVAVVDDAGAAMLFTGRRVFRH
- a CDS encoding phosphoribosylaminoimidazolesuccinocarboxamide synthase, producing the protein MTEAYTPTVDLPTPLHQGKVRDVYDLDDRLLLVATDRVSAFDCILPDEIPDKGRILTGISDFWFRRTESLLPNHLVSTNLEDLPEPFRSEPWLRGRSMLVRRAKRIDVECIVRGFVAGGGWAEYERTGRIQEHVLPANLSRGSRLEEPLFTPSTKADEGHDRPIPFDEMVNMVGGDLAERLRELSLLVYGAGCVMAEERGFLLADTKFEFGLVDDQLILIDEVLTPDSSRYWRKDDYTPGQPPESWDKQIIRDHLEELDWDKMPPAPALPSAVIHRARERYMDVYRALIGRDLER
- the purN gene encoding phosphoribosylglycinamide formyltransferase, with protein sequence MNTVRVAVFASGRGSNFRAILHAAQAPEHPARVVLCVTDRPGAEATHLAAEAGIAVEEVLPGTRRGAWDPEVVRRFREVLLEHEIEAVCLAGFMRLVPPEIVRQYPGRMLNIHPSLLPSFPGLRAQRQALRAGARVTGCTVHFVDDGLDTGPILLQRAVPVETDDTEETLSARILREEHRIYPHALALLASGRVEVEHGRVRWLDPTPSGRER